From a region of the Streptomyces caniferus genome:
- a CDS encoding serine/threonine-protein kinase has protein sequence MPLEAQDPPRIGDYRLIGRLGEGGMGRVFLARSDRGRTVAVKLVRAELAGEEEFRARFRREVRAAQQVGGEWTAPVLDADTEADTPWLATGYIAGPSLQQVVGRSGTPLPERTVLILAAGLARALGSIHAAGIIHRDLKPSNVLLTIDGPRVIDFGIARALEAAPGNGVTRTKGAIGSPGFMAPEQVRGAPLTPACDVFCLGSVLAYAATGRQPFGTVDSVVHAVMFRIAQEEPDLSAVPEGLRALIAGCLAKDPEQRPTPEQLVAQAEGGSGDGPGADDEPWLPGALTARLGRHAVELLEAEHPQGGGAAHGRADAPSAAGAEDSGPPLAVAPTHVVGRTSAPAAPAPRRDAASGPDPARTPPRRRGAGAALLTAAALALAGTGAVTAYALMSGDGGGLRSTDAAVGGEGGTRTQGGARPTANGGLPASYLGTWETTLVHSPDEVRRFTLTQGKAGDIVLTMTATGATYRCEFAAALAHAGPPVRLGPSTVVSGQTDSCSPGSPSTLEMVHGKLRRIFDDGKALSYRKLPHGKRS, from the coding sequence ATGCCGCTGGAGGCGCAGGACCCGCCGCGGATCGGGGACTACCGCCTGATCGGGCGGCTCGGCGAGGGCGGCATGGGGCGGGTGTTCCTGGCCCGTTCGGACCGCGGACGTACGGTCGCGGTCAAGCTGGTGCGTGCGGAGCTGGCCGGTGAGGAGGAGTTCCGGGCGCGCTTCCGGCGGGAGGTGCGGGCCGCCCAGCAGGTCGGCGGGGAGTGGACGGCGCCCGTCCTGGACGCGGACACCGAGGCCGACACGCCCTGGCTCGCCACGGGCTACATCGCGGGCCCTTCCCTGCAGCAGGTCGTCGGCCGCAGCGGCACCCCGCTGCCCGAGCGGACGGTACTGATCCTGGCCGCCGGACTGGCCCGAGCGCTGGGGTCGATCCATGCGGCCGGAATCATCCACCGCGACCTCAAACCGTCCAACGTGCTGCTCACCATCGACGGGCCGCGGGTCATCGACTTCGGGATCGCGCGGGCCCTGGAGGCGGCGCCCGGCAACGGTGTGACGCGTACGAAGGGGGCGATCGGCTCGCCGGGCTTCATGGCGCCGGAGCAGGTGCGCGGCGCGCCGCTCACCCCGGCCTGCGACGTCTTCTGCCTCGGTTCCGTACTGGCGTACGCGGCGACCGGGCGGCAGCCGTTCGGGACGGTCGACAGCGTCGTGCACGCGGTGATGTTCCGCATCGCCCAGGAGGAGCCCGATCTTTCCGCGGTGCCCGAGGGACTGCGGGCGCTGATCGCCGGATGCCTGGCCAAGGACCCCGAACAGCGGCCCACGCCCGAGCAGTTGGTGGCGCAGGCGGAGGGCGGCAGCGGTGACGGGCCGGGTGCGGACGACGAGCCATGGCTGCCGGGGGCGTTGACCGCGCGGCTGGGGCGGCACGCCGTGGAACTGCTGGAGGCGGAGCACCCCCAGGGCGGGGGCGCCGCCCACGGGCGGGCGGACGCGCCGTCGGCCGCCGGTGCCGAGGACTCCGGGCCGCCCCTCGCCGTCGCGCCCACGCACGTCGTGGGCCGCACCTCGGCGCCCGCCGCCCCGGCACCCCGCCGTGACGCGGCATCGGGTCCCGACCCGGCCCGTACGCCGCCGCGCCGCCGTGGTGCCGGTGCCGCCCTGCTCACCGCGGCCGCGCTGGCCCTCGCCGGGACCGGTGCGGTCACCGCGTACGCGCTGATGAGCGGGGACGGCGGCGGCCTGCGGTCGACGGACGCCGCGGTCGGTGGCGAAGGCGGCACCCGGACGCAGGGCGGGGCGCGGCCCACGGCGAACGGCGGGCTGCCCGCGAGCTACCTGGGCACGTGGGAGACGACGCTGGTTCACTCCCCCGACGAGGTCCGGCGCTTCACCCTCACACAGGGCAAGGCCGGTGACATCGTGCTGACGATGACGGCGACCGGGGCGACCTACCGCTGCGAGTTCGCCGCCGCCCTGGCCCATGCGGGGCCCCCGGTCCGCCTCGGCCCCTCCACCGTGGTCTCCGGGCAGACCGACAGCTGCAGTCCGGGCTCGCCGAGCACGCTGGAGATGGTGCACGGCAAGCTGCGCCGCATCTTCGACGACGGGAAGGCGCTGTCGTACCGCAAGCTGCCGCACGGCAAGAGGAGCTGA
- a CDS encoding serine/threonine-protein kinase: MDGLRELTADDPQWIGDYRLLSRLGSGGMGRVYLARSEGGRTVAVKLVKAELAAEEEFRSRFRAEVAAARRVGGRWTAPVLDADTEAAVPWVATGYIAGPTLSEVVGGTYGPIRRPGPLPEYALRRLAYGLSCALRDIHGVGLVHRDLKPSNVLVTIDGPRVIDFGIARALDAVGEQTRTGTVLGSPSFMSPEQVQGHRVGPPSDVFCVGSVLAYAATGRQPFGNPDSGFHAVMFKIAQEEPELTGAPDGIRGLIQDCLAKDPAARPTPGEIADRMGPVPGGSSADPWLPAELIARLGQHAVRLLDTDTPPGGQPPTLTSTRVAPAPAPTTPAGAAPSRRRPRWLPLLATAVVAAAATTVAVPLLSGGADAEESPSDIPARYLGTWSGPVLRDGEPTGGQRRFVITNGKVGEVVANSTSLGTTYECRSDGKLVSVTTHDGHQALRLDTTVVRSVPEGRCAALGEHTLEAGDGGTLTWAAAGRTATLHRIGPAEESVPDGYLGTWQRPNADGYGSERLTLKRAPAGSTVLTTVVVGRGGRCTAHADLYAAEGGKLTVGPSVVDRPAPGCAPGSTSVLRLNGDGTLRHEFLGDDEQPRTYSRAE, encoded by the coding sequence ATGGACGGCCTGCGGGAGCTGACGGCCGACGATCCGCAGTGGATCGGGGACTACCGGCTGCTCAGCCGTCTCGGCAGCGGCGGGATGGGGCGGGTCTACCTCGCCCGTTCGGAGGGCGGCAGGACCGTCGCCGTGAAGCTGGTGAAGGCCGAGCTGGCCGCCGAGGAGGAGTTCCGGAGCCGCTTCCGGGCCGAGGTCGCGGCCGCGCGGCGGGTCGGCGGGCGCTGGACCGCCCCGGTACTGGACGCCGACACCGAGGCCGCGGTCCCGTGGGTCGCCACCGGATACATCGCGGGCCCCACCCTGAGCGAGGTCGTCGGCGGCACGTACGGCCCCATCCGGAGACCGGGCCCGCTGCCGGAGTACGCGCTGCGGCGGCTGGCGTACGGGCTGTCCTGCGCGCTGCGCGACATCCACGGCGTCGGCCTGGTGCACCGCGACCTCAAACCGTCCAATGTGCTGGTCACCATCGACGGGCCCCGGGTCATCGACTTCGGCATCGCGCGGGCCCTGGACGCGGTCGGGGAGCAGACCCGGACCGGCACGGTGCTCGGCTCGCCCAGCTTCATGTCGCCCGAACAGGTCCAGGGGCACCGCGTCGGCCCGCCCAGCGACGTCTTCTGCGTGGGGTCGGTGCTGGCGTACGCGGCGACCGGGCGGCAGCCGTTCGGCAACCCCGACTCGGGCTTCCACGCGGTGATGTTCAAGATCGCCCAGGAGGAGCCCGAGCTGACCGGGGCGCCGGACGGCATCCGCGGCCTGATCCAGGACTGCCTGGCCAAGGACCCGGCCGCGCGGCCCACCCCCGGGGAGATCGCCGACCGCATGGGGCCGGTGCCCGGCGGCTCCTCGGCCGACCCCTGGCTGCCGGCGGAGCTGATCGCGCGCCTGGGACAGCACGCCGTACGCCTCCTGGACACCGACACCCCGCCCGGCGGCCAGCCGCCGACGCTCACGTCCACCAGGGTCGCGCCCGCTCCGGCACCCACGACCCCGGCCGGGGCGGCACCGTCCCGCCGCCGCCCCCGCTGGCTCCCCCTCCTCGCCACCGCCGTCGTCGCGGCCGCCGCCACCACCGTCGCGGTCCCGCTGCTGAGCGGCGGAGCGGACGCCGAAGAGAGCCCGTCCGACATCCCCGCCCGCTATCTGGGCACCTGGTCGGGCCCGGTGCTGCGGGACGGGGAGCCCACCGGGGGGCAGCGGCGATTCGTGATCACCAACGGCAAGGTCGGCGAGGTCGTCGCCAACAGCACCAGCCTCGGCACGACCTACGAGTGCCGCAGCGACGGCAAGCTGGTGTCGGTCACGACGCACGACGGGCATCAGGCGCTCCGGCTGGACACCACGGTCGTACGGTCGGTGCCCGAGGGCCGCTGTGCCGCGCTGGGCGAGCACACCCTCGAAGCCGGCGACGGCGGCACCCTGACCTGGGCGGCGGCCGGCCGCACCGCGACGCTGCACCGCATCGGCCCGGCCGAGGAGTCCGTCCCCGACGGCTACCTCGGCACCTGGCAGCGGCCGAACGCCGACGGCTACGGCAGCGAGCGGCTCACCCTCAAGCGGGCCCCGGCGGGCAGCACGGTGCTCACCACCGTCGTCGTGGGCCGCGGCGGCCGCTGCACGGCGCATGCCGACCTCTACGCCGCGGAGGGCGGCAAGCTGACCGTCGGCCCCTCCGTCGTGGACCGGCCCGCCCCCGGCTGCGCCCCGGGCAGCACCTCCGTCCTCCGCCTGAACGGCGACGGCACCCTGCGCCACGAGTTCCTGGGCGACGACGAACAGCCGCGCACCTACTCCAGGGCAGAGTAG
- a CDS encoding adenylosuccinate synthase: protein MPALVLLGAQWGDEGKGKATDLLGGSVDYVVRYQGGNNAGHTVVVGDQKYALHLLPSGILSPGCTPVIGNGVVVDPAVLLSELSGLNERGVDTSKLLLSGNAHLITPYNITVDKVTERFLGKRKIGTTGRGIGPTYADKINRVGIRVQDLYDESILIQKVEAALEVKNQLLTKLYNRRAIEAGQVVEELLGYADKIKGYVADTTLILNKALDDDKVVLFEGGQGTLLDIDHGTYPFVTSSNPTAGGACTGAGVGPTKINRVIGILKAYTTRVGAGPFPTELFDEDGEALRRIGGERGVTTGRDRRCGWFDAVIARYATRVNGLTDFFLTKLDVLTGWEQIPVCVAYEIDGKRVEELPYSQSDFHHAKPVYETLPGWSEDITKAKSFSDLPKNAQAYVKALEEMSGAPISAIGVGPGRDETIEINSFLS, encoded by the coding sequence GTGCCCGCACTTGTGCTGCTCGGTGCTCAGTGGGGTGATGAGGGCAAGGGAAAGGCCACCGATCTGCTCGGTGGGTCCGTTGACTATGTGGTGCGCTACCAGGGCGGCAACAACGCCGGCCACACGGTCGTCGTCGGCGACCAGAAGTACGCGCTGCACCTTCTCCCTTCCGGAATCCTCTCGCCGGGGTGCACCCCGGTCATCGGCAACGGTGTCGTGGTCGACCCGGCGGTCCTGCTCTCCGAGCTGAGCGGACTCAACGAGCGCGGCGTCGACACGTCCAAGCTGCTGCTCAGCGGTAACGCGCACCTGATCACGCCGTACAACATCACCGTCGACAAGGTGACGGAACGGTTCCTCGGCAAGCGGAAGATCGGCACCACCGGCCGCGGCATCGGCCCGACCTACGCCGACAAGATCAACCGCGTCGGCATCCGGGTGCAGGACCTCTACGACGAGTCGATCCTCATCCAGAAGGTCGAGGCGGCCCTCGAGGTCAAGAACCAGCTGCTGACCAAGCTCTACAACCGCCGCGCCATCGAGGCCGGCCAGGTCGTCGAGGAGCTGCTGGGCTACGCGGACAAGATCAAGGGCTATGTCGCCGACACCACCCTGATCCTCAACAAGGCGCTCGACGACGACAAGGTGGTCCTCTTCGAGGGCGGCCAGGGCACGCTGCTGGACATCGACCACGGCACGTACCCCTTCGTCACGTCCTCGAACCCGACCGCGGGCGGCGCCTGCACGGGCGCCGGCGTCGGCCCCACGAAGATCAACCGCGTCATCGGCATCCTCAAGGCCTATACGACGCGCGTCGGCGCCGGTCCGTTCCCGACCGAGCTGTTCGACGAGGACGGCGAGGCGCTGCGCCGGATCGGGGGCGAGCGCGGTGTCACCACCGGCCGCGACCGCCGCTGCGGCTGGTTCGACGCCGTCATCGCCCGCTACGCCACCCGCGTCAACGGCCTGACGGACTTCTTCCTCACCAAGCTCGACGTGCTCACCGGCTGGGAGCAGATCCCGGTCTGCGTGGCCTACGAGATCGACGGCAAGCGCGTCGAGGAGCTGCCCTACAGCCAGTCCGACTTCCACCACGCGAAGCCGGTCTACGAGACGCTGCCGGGCTGGTCCGAGGACATCACCAAGGCGAAGTCCTTCTCCGACCTGCCGAAGAACGCCCAGGCGTACGTCAAGGCGCTGGAGGAGATGTCCGGCGCCCCGATCTCCGCGATCGGCGTCGGCCCCGGCCGCGACGAGACGATCGAGATCAACTCGTTCCTGTCGTAG
- a CDS encoding GbsR/MarR family transcriptional regulator, translated as MSEQQQRTAGRTTKTPRGTREGTRDDEAVSQFVERFAAQLVDAGMQRMSARVFACLLASDSGVLTSAELGERLQVSPAAVSGAIRYLSQVDMVSREREPGSRRDRYRVHSDQWYEALARRDNVLTRWEGTLREGVESLGEDSPAGRRMGETLVFFEFLQTELAGLLQRWREHRDQMRAEFDAAGR; from the coding sequence ATGAGCGAGCAGCAACAACGGACCGCGGGCCGGACCACGAAGACGCCCCGGGGCACGCGCGAGGGAACGCGCGACGACGAGGCGGTCTCGCAGTTCGTCGAACGGTTCGCCGCGCAGCTCGTCGACGCCGGGATGCAGCGGATGTCCGCCCGTGTCTTCGCCTGTCTGCTGGCCTCCGACTCCGGCGTGCTGACCTCCGCCGAGCTCGGCGAGCGCCTCCAGGTCAGCCCCGCCGCGGTCTCCGGCGCGATCCGCTACCTCTCCCAGGTCGACATGGTCAGCCGGGAGCGCGAGCCGGGCTCCCGCCGCGACCGCTACCGCGTGCACAGCGACCAGTGGTACGAGGCCCTTGCGCGCCGGGACAACGTCCTCACCCGCTGGGAGGGCACCCTGCGCGAGGGCGTCGAGAGCCTCGGCGAGGACTCCCCGGCGGGCCGCAGGATGGGCGAGACGCTCGTCTTCTTCGAGTTCCTGCAGACGGAACTCGCCGGGCTGCTGCAGCGCTGGCGCGAGCACCGCGACCAGATGCGGGCCGAGTTCGACGCCGCCGGCCGCTGA
- a CDS encoding ABC transporter ATP-binding protein: MTTAILPAPAIRVASLHKSFGRTHALDGLDLRVEAGEVHGFLGPNGAGKSTTIRVLLGLLRADGGTTRLLGKDPWQDAVELHRRLAYVPGDVTLWRNLSGGEVIDLFGRLRGGLDTARRAELLERFELDPTKKGRTYSKGNRQKVALVAAFASDVDLLILDEPTSGLDPLMEEVFQSCVAEARDRGRTVLLSSHVLSEVEALCDRISIIRKGRTVESGSLGELRHLTRTSVVAELAGPPDGLAALPGVHGLSAQPIRGSRGHRVELQADTDTLDAVLRVLGAAGIRSLTSTPPTLEELFLRHYQDDARGAAAVAR; the protein is encoded by the coding sequence ATGACCACGGCAATCCTTCCCGCTCCCGCCATCCGGGTCGCCTCCCTCCACAAGTCCTTCGGCCGCACCCACGCGCTGGACGGCCTCGATCTGCGGGTCGAGGCCGGTGAGGTGCACGGCTTCCTCGGGCCCAACGGCGCCGGGAAGTCCACGACGATCCGCGTCCTGCTCGGTCTGCTGCGCGCCGACGGCGGCACGACCCGGCTCCTGGGCAAGGACCCCTGGCAGGACGCGGTCGAACTGCACCGCCGTCTCGCCTACGTCCCCGGCGACGTGACGCTGTGGCGCAACCTCTCCGGCGGCGAGGTCATCGACCTCTTCGGGCGGCTGCGCGGAGGGCTCGACACCGCGCGCCGGGCCGAGCTCCTGGAGCGGTTCGAACTCGACCCCACCAAGAAGGGGCGGACGTACTCCAAGGGAAACCGCCAGAAGGTCGCCCTGGTCGCCGCCTTCGCCTCCGACGTCGATCTGCTCATCCTCGACGAGCCGACCTCCGGGCTGGACCCGCTGATGGAGGAGGTCTTCCAGAGCTGTGTCGCCGAGGCGCGCGACCGCGGCCGTACGGTGCTGCTCTCCAGCCATGTGCTGTCGGAGGTCGAGGCGCTCTGCGACCGGATCAGCATCATCCGCAAGGGGCGGACCGTCGAATCCGGCTCGCTGGGAGAGCTGCGGCATCTGACCCGCACCTCGGTCGTCGCCGAACTCGCGGGCCCACCCGACGGGTTGGCCGCGCTCCCCGGCGTCCACGGCCTGTCCGCCCAGCCGATCCGGGGGAGCCGGGGCCACCGCGTCGAGCTCCAGGCCGACACCGACACGCTCGACGCCGTACTGCGCGTGCTCGGCGCCGCCGGCATCCGCAGCCTCACCAGCACGCCGCCCACCCTGGAAGAGCTCTTCCTGCGCCACTACCAGGACGACGCCCGTGGCGCAGCGGCGGTCGCGCGATGA
- a CDS encoding ABC transporter permease, with amino-acid sequence MTALAAPLPAPAARSRHLAGTGALVRLALRRDRVMIPAWVLTLGLVVAAMGASFDAVYGTAAERARLAVSMNGNGSMRALYGPVLSDSLGGLVAWRMAGFGAVLAAVMSLLIVVRHTREEEETGRQELLSAAMVGRRAPLTAALLTALTANAALAVLIAGGLTASGLPGAGSLALGTAIGGTGLVFAGLAAVAAQLTESARLAKGLTGAVLGLAFALRAAGDAQGPGATSPLTRVSPIGWAENLRPYAGERWWTALLFLAAAALAVGASYALTARRDIGMSFLPARPGPAVAPRSLSGPFGLAWRLQRATLLGWTLGFLCAGGIFGGIAEGAFDLVGGNRQTREIVERMGGQQGLTEAFLATMTGMLGMVAALYAAGAVLRLRGEETGERAEPVLACAVGRLRWAGSHLALAYGGTAVILTAGGLALGVAYGLSADDLGGALGPVLLAALAQVPAVWTLTGLAVLVLGLAPRATGAVWALVGGCLALGWIGPALDLPGWAMDLSPYSHLPKLPGADATAAPFAWLLILSAALAAAGLAGLRRRDIG; translated from the coding sequence ATGACCGCCCTGGCCGCCCCCCTCCCCGCACCCGCCGCCCGCTCCCGTCATCTGGCGGGCACCGGCGCCCTGGTGCGCCTCGCCCTGCGCCGCGACCGGGTGATGATCCCGGCCTGGGTGCTGACCCTCGGGCTGGTCGTCGCCGCCATGGGCGCGTCCTTCGACGCGGTCTACGGCACCGCCGCCGAGCGCGCCCGGCTGGCCGTCTCGATGAACGGCAACGGCTCGATGCGCGCGCTGTACGGGCCGGTCCTCAGCGACTCCCTCGGCGGCCTGGTCGCCTGGCGGATGGCCGGTTTCGGCGCCGTCCTCGCCGCGGTGATGAGCCTGCTGATCGTCGTCCGGCACACCCGCGAAGAGGAGGAGACGGGCCGTCAGGAGCTGCTCTCCGCCGCCATGGTCGGCCGCCGGGCGCCGCTGACCGCGGCCCTGCTGACGGCCCTGACCGCCAACGCCGCACTCGCCGTGCTGATCGCGGGCGGCCTGACCGCCTCCGGCCTGCCGGGCGCCGGCTCCCTCGCGCTCGGCACCGCCATCGGCGGCACCGGCCTGGTCTTCGCCGGACTGGCCGCCGTCGCCGCCCAGTTGACCGAGAGCGCACGGCTGGCCAAGGGCCTGACCGGCGCGGTCCTCGGCCTCGCCTTCGCCCTGCGCGCCGCGGGCGACGCCCAGGGCCCGGGGGCGACGTCCCCGCTCACCCGGGTCTCGCCGATCGGCTGGGCGGAGAACCTCCGGCCGTACGCCGGCGAGCGCTGGTGGACCGCCCTGCTCTTCCTGGCGGCGGCCGCCCTGGCCGTCGGCGCCTCCTACGCGCTGACCGCCCGTCGCGACATCGGCATGAGCTTTCTGCCGGCCCGCCCCGGACCGGCCGTCGCACCGCGCTCCCTCAGCGGCCCCTTCGGCCTGGCCTGGCGGCTGCAGCGCGCCACCCTGCTGGGCTGGACCCTCGGCTTCCTGTGCGCCGGCGGCATCTTCGGCGGGATCGCCGAGGGCGCCTTTGATCTGGTCGGCGGCAACCGGCAGACCCGCGAGATCGTCGAGCGGATGGGGGGTCAGCAGGGCCTGACCGAGGCCTTCCTGGCCACGATGACCGGCATGCTCGGCATGGTGGCGGCGCTCTATGCGGCCGGTGCGGTGCTGCGGCTGCGCGGCGAGGAGACCGGCGAGCGCGCGGAGCCGGTGCTGGCCTGCGCGGTGGGCCGGCTCCGCTGGGCCGGCAGCCATCTGGCCCTCGCCTACGGCGGCACCGCCGTCATCCTGACCGCGGGCGGCCTGGCCCTGGGTGTCGCCTACGGCCTCTCGGCCGACGACCTCGGCGGCGCGCTCGGCCCGGTCCTGCTCGCCGCCCTCGCCCAGGTCCCGGCCGTCTGGACGCTCACCGGCCTGGCGGTCCTCGTCCTCGGCCTGGCCCCCAGGGCCACCGGCGCCGTATGGGCCCTGGTCGGCGGCTGCCTGGCCCTCGGCTGGATCGGCCCCGCCCTCGATCTCCCCGGCTGGGCCATGGACCTCTCCCCGTACAGCCACCTCCCCAAGCTCCCGGGCGCCGACGCCACCGCCGCCCCGTTCGCCTGGCTGCTGATCCTGTCCGCCGCCCTCGCCGCCGCGGGCCTGGCGGGCCTGCGCCGGCGCGACATCGGCTGA
- a CDS encoding BP74-related protein, protein MRRISTRIGMLAAAAVLAVVAAGPAQGKQAGDAAHRTRDESAAYFVMTDVTRSEFVIKLTDPRKIQHARDLLSGASHSEPHVVGRIDKRPVPYNWRWSFHLRPETIDFFDFAIEVCDATTPYVEDHLDEAGGPFLPGLVWCPWTSKLVREVPQP, encoded by the coding sequence ATGCGACGTATCAGCACCAGGATCGGCATGCTGGCGGCGGCGGCAGTGCTCGCCGTCGTGGCGGCCGGGCCCGCCCAGGGCAAGCAGGCGGGCGACGCCGCGCACCGCACCCGGGACGAGTCGGCGGCCTACTTCGTGATGACCGACGTCACCCGCTCGGAATTCGTCATCAAGCTCACCGACCCCCGCAAGATCCAGCACGCCCGGGACCTGCTGAGCGGCGCGTCCCACTCGGAGCCGCACGTCGTCGGCCGGATCGACAAGCGCCCCGTCCCGTACAACTGGCGCTGGAGCTTCCACCTGCGCCCCGAGACGATCGATTTCTTCGACTTCGCCATCGAGGTCTGCGACGCCACCACGCCCTATGTCGAGGACCATCTCGACGAGGCCGGCGGACCGTTCCTGCCCGGCCTGGTCTGGTGCCCGTGGACCTCGAAGCTGGTGCGGGAGGTTCCTCAGCCGTAG
- a CDS encoding response regulator: protein MIRVLIVDDQVMVREGFSVLLNAMPDIEVVGEAVDGRQAVHKVAVLKPDVVLMDIRMPEMNGLEATREIVAADADAKVLVLTTFDLDEYVYQALRSGASGFLLKDASAGQLAEGVRIVASGEALLAPTVTKRLISEFSRLGTPRAPAQERIADLTERETEVLVLVAQGLSNGEIAEHLVVAESTVKTHVSRILVKLGLRDRTQAAVFAYEARLVTPGG, encoded by the coding sequence ATGATCCGGGTACTGATCGTCGACGACCAGGTGATGGTCCGCGAGGGCTTCTCCGTCCTGCTCAACGCCATGCCGGACATCGAGGTCGTCGGGGAGGCGGTGGACGGCCGCCAGGCGGTGCACAAGGTCGCGGTCCTCAAGCCCGATGTCGTGCTGATGGACATCCGGATGCCGGAGATGAACGGCCTGGAGGCCACCCGCGAGATCGTGGCCGCCGACGCGGACGCCAAGGTCCTGGTGCTGACCACCTTCGACCTGGACGAGTACGTCTACCAAGCGCTGCGCTCGGGGGCCAGCGGCTTCCTCCTCAAGGACGCCTCGGCCGGCCAGCTCGCCGAGGGCGTGCGCATCGTCGCCTCCGGCGAGGCCCTGCTCGCCCCCACCGTCACCAAGCGCCTGATCTCCGAGTTCTCCCGGCTGGGCACCCCGCGCGCCCCGGCCCAGGAGCGCATCGCCGATCTCACGGAGCGCGAGACCGAGGTCCTCGTGCTGGTCGCCCAGGGCCTGTCGAACGGGGAGATCGCCGAACATCTCGTCGTCGCGGAGTCCACGGTGAAGACGCATGTCAGCCGCATCCTGGTGAAGCTGGGGCTGCGCGACCGCACCCAGGCGGCGGTGTTCGCGTACGAGGCACGGCTGGTGACGCCGGGCGGCTGA
- a CDS encoding sensor histidine kinase translates to MNETTQTQNTLRSEARIARGGLHRLRQDLFVGAFAFRPMPPLEDAKVSRWVPWLPERLRYWARWLPHFAVGFFSVCVFLATLADSSWGGSLLGVLITGFGAVVAAGPLLTLFRPVGAYWLSLCAFVVSVLAYAGFSSPFSSIFGELAFPAHLAVMVLVVLRTRPRMAVEMWLVTFATAAVVTAALGKDPGDLPPVAFFCGVVLVSAAAVRAWREERRQVVETQTVTAEERSRRTLLEERALIARELHDVVAHHMSVIAIQAEAAPYRVENTPPELATSFSTIRENAVAALAELRRILGVVRSADPDAFAEHDPEAPQPTLASLDALLDSVRSAGLTVEAVVTGAPRPLPQGVELSAYRIVQEGLSNALRHSPGADARVEISYVLGGLGVRIVNGAPSRLAKPSPGAGHGVLGMRERVQMLGGEMTADRTEDGGFEVAAFIPVSHTPGESTVGGRA, encoded by the coding sequence GTGAACGAGACGACCCAGACGCAGAACACCCTGCGCTCGGAGGCCCGGATAGCCCGCGGCGGGCTGCACCGGCTGCGCCAAGACCTGTTCGTCGGCGCCTTCGCCTTCCGCCCGATGCCGCCGCTGGAGGACGCCAAGGTGTCCCGCTGGGTGCCGTGGCTCCCGGAGCGGCTGCGGTACTGGGCGCGCTGGCTGCCGCACTTCGCCGTCGGGTTCTTCTCGGTGTGCGTCTTCCTGGCGACCCTCGCCGACAGCTCCTGGGGCGGCTCGCTGCTCGGCGTCCTGATCACCGGCTTCGGCGCCGTGGTCGCCGCGGGCCCGCTGCTCACCCTCTTCCGCCCGGTGGGCGCCTACTGGCTGTCGCTGTGCGCGTTCGTGGTCTCGGTGCTCGCCTACGCGGGCTTCTCGTCCCCGTTCAGCAGCATCTTCGGAGAACTGGCCTTCCCCGCGCACCTCGCCGTAATGGTCCTCGTGGTGCTGCGCACCCGACCCCGGATGGCCGTCGAGATGTGGCTGGTCACCTTCGCCACGGCAGCCGTGGTGACGGCGGCTCTCGGGAAGGACCCGGGTGATCTGCCGCCGGTCGCCTTCTTCTGCGGGGTGGTGCTGGTCTCCGCCGCCGCGGTCCGCGCCTGGCGCGAGGAGCGCCGGCAGGTCGTCGAGACGCAGACCGTCACGGCCGAGGAGCGCTCCCGGCGCACGCTGCTGGAGGAGCGCGCCCTGATCGCCCGCGAGCTGCACGACGTGGTCGCCCACCACATGTCCGTGATCGCCATCCAGGCCGAGGCCGCGCCGTACCGCGTGGAGAACACCCCGCCCGAACTCGCCACCTCGTTCTCGACGATCCGGGAGAACGCCGTCGCCGCACTCGCCGAGCTGCGCCGCATCCTCGGTGTGGTCCGGTCGGCGGACCCGGACGCCTTCGCCGAGCACGACCCGGAGGCCCCGCAGCCCACGCTCGCCAGCCTCGACGCGCTGCTCGACAGCGTCCGCAGCGCCGGGCTGACCGTCGAGGCCGTGGTCACCGGCGCGCCCCGGCCGCTGCCGCAGGGCGTCGAGCTGTCCGCGTACCGGATCGTGCAGGAGGGGCTGAGCAACGCGCTGCGGCATTCGCCGGGCGCCGATGCCCGGGTGGAGATCTCCTACGTGCTGGGCGGGCTGGGCGTACGGATCGTCAACGGAGCGCCGAGCCGCCTGGCCAAACCGTCCCCGGGCGCGGGGCACGGTGTCCTGGGGATGCGGGAGCGGGTACAGATGCTGGGCGGCGAGATGACGGCCGACCGCACCGAGGACGGCGGCTTCGAGGTCGCCGCGTTCATCCCGGTGTCGCACACGCCGGGCGAGAGCACCGTGGGGGGCAGGGCATGA